In the genome of Tachysurus vachellii isolate PV-2020 chromosome 9, HZAU_Pvac_v1, whole genome shotgun sequence, one region contains:
- the LOC132851603 gene encoding CBY1-interacting BAR domain-containing protein 2-like, with translation MTSSIFSRDAQLKSMELSISNTEKYMGQFCTLLASYTRKTAKLRDKADSLVQQMQEYASTEGPEFRICLKNLSEDLAMVQDYRQAEVERLETRVVSPLKAYGNIVKTKRADLKRFSVDRNREIKELQRLEKIRLKNPADRQGISQAETNVQKASSNANRSSRQMEETIIDFQRQKLCDVKRIFTEFIMVEMLFHAKALEVYTHTFNNLETMDIDKDLEFFRNQIQISAPLLENSALIASLPQYLSPTPSPRYTLTHQPSLSNSTRISEQPKKALSRKFHRQQEIDEEEEEEEEEEEESYESEEDTEQPQTFRQSYSAQYTTTLRQK, from the exons ATGACCTCTTCAATCTTCTCGAG AGACGCACAGCTGAAGAGTATGGAGTTGTCCATAAGCAACACTGAGAAGTACATGGGTCAGTTCTGCACACTGCTCGCTTCATACACGCGTAAAACCGCTAAACTGAGAGATAAAGCCGACTCGCTCGTCCAGCAGATGCAGGAATACGCCAGCACCGAAGGCCCCGAGTTCAGAATCTGCCTGAAGAACTTGTCCGAAGATTTGGCCATGGTGCAAGATTACAGACAGGCTGAA GTTGAGAGGCTGGAAACACGTGTCGTCTCCCCTTTAAAGGCTTACGGCAATATTGTGAAAACTAAACGA GCAGACTTGAAGAGGTTTAGTGTGGATCGTAACAGAGAGATAAAAGAGCTACAGAGGTTGGAAAAGATCCGTCTGAAGAACccagcagacagacagggcaTC TCGCAG GCTGAAACAAACGTGCAGAAAGCGAGCAGCAACGCCAACAGGAGCTCCAGGCAAATGGAGGAAACCATCATTGACTTCCAGAGACAGAAACTATGCGATGTAAAG AGGATCTTCACCGAATTCATCATGGTGGAGATGCTGTTCCATGCCAAAGCTCTGGAGgtttatacacacaccttcAACAACCTGGAAACTATGGACATTGACAAAGATCTAGAG TTTTTCAGGAATCAAATCCAGATTTCTGCTCCTCTTCTGGAAAACTCTGCTCTTATCGCCAGTCTTCCTCAATACCTGAGTCCAACTCCGTCTCCGCGCTACACGCTGACGCACCAGCCGAGCCTCTCCAACTCCACCCGCATCTCGGAGCAGCCCAAAAAG GCTCTGAGCAGAAAATTCCATAGACAGCAGGAGatagatgaggaggaggaagaagaggaggaggaagaggaggagagctaTGAATCGGAGGAAGACACGGAGCAGCCACAGACTTTCCGCCAATCCTACTCTGCTCAGTACACCACAACTCTCAGACAGAaatga